GGTGCCCAGGTTGTTGCGATCGAAGGACGCGGGGAACTGGTTGAACACCGAGTCCAGGTTCCACGACTGGCGGATCTTGTCGTGCAGGGGGCGCGAGTTGTCGTTGACGTTGGGCGCCAGGTAGATGGGGCCGGAGTCGTTCAGGAAGTAGCCCCGGGCCGGATTGATGATGCGGCGCACGAAGTAGTACGAGGCCGAGGTGGCGGTGCCGCCCGCGCTGAACCCGGTGACGAGCAGCTTCTGCACCTGGGGGAACTGGGTCTTGGCGTAGTTGATGGCCGCGAGCGAGTTGGTGTAGCCGGAGTGGTGCCAGGAGAGCGGCGGCTGCGCTCCCGTCTGGTCGGCGTAGGTGGCGACGTTGTTGCCCACGTGAACATCGCCCGTGCAGTAGGGCAGGTAGACGATGTTCCAGTCCTTGGTCGCGATGTCCGTGCGGCTGCGGAAGGGCAGGCCCGGATCGGCGCCGTTGACGATGGGCGAGACGTACTTCGCCGTGAACTGCGTCATGTAGTCGTCGGTGATGCCGTTGGGATTGGCCGCGCCAATGACACCCGCGCGCCCGCTACACGTGTCGTAGTCCCAGCACGCGCCGCCACCTTCGAAGAAGAACATCAGGTTCTGCGAGCCCGTGGTGCTGCGATGGACGAAGAACTTGTACTGCGAGCCGTTGCCGCACTGGGTTCCCGGCAGCTCCACCTTGCTCCAGTCGTAGGTGTTGCCGCCGTCCACCAGCACGTCGACGATGCCAGAGACCAGCACCTCGGCGCTCGCGACGCCAGGTGCAGCGGCCAGGAGAAGGCCCATCAGCCATTGCTTTTTCATGTGAGTATTCCTGTGGGGGCTTGGGGTAAGGCTATGCGATTCAGTTCTCGACCATCCGGAAAGCACGGAGAACCGGGGCGCACTTTATCGCGCGGGGTTGCGAAGCGCGAGTGGCGCGAGGTATCTGGACCGGTATGGGTGTCACTTCGCGGTCGAAGGCTTTGCCATGGCTCGGCGCGTCAATCATTGTGGTGCTGATGGCTATCCTGTGGTGGATGCCACGCGAGGACAACCCGTCTTCCGAGGCACCCGGACGCGAGGAGCGGAGCCGGCCCCCGCCTCCGGCGGTGGTCCCCGTGGCGCCCACGCCATCCCGCCCTGTTGCTCCCCAGGCAACTGTCGCGGGCGAGCCCGATGCCGGGTCCTCCGCACCCGCGCCCGAGCCCGAACAGGTCCCCGCGCTCGAGGCGGCGCGCGAGCATCCCGTGAACCTGGAGAAACTTCGCGAGCAGATGCCCGATAATCTTTATTGGGAGCTGGGTGCCCCGACGAAGGATCCGGAGATCCTCCACAGGCGCGAGGAGCAGGCGCGGCGCTGGAACGCGTTGCTGGGAAAGGTGCAGTCGAATACGGCCACGGAGGAGGAGATCCACCAGTATTATGATCACCGCCGCGCGGTGTCCGAGGACTTCATCGCGTTCGCCAGCCGGGTGCTCCAGGAGCATGGCGCTCAACTGTCGGAGCAGGAGCGCGGCTTGTATGCGCTGAGCATCCAGATGCACCGCACCCGCCTGGATGAGATTCCGAGGCAGGTGGAGGACGCGCTCGCGCGCAAGGCGACCCAGGATCAGCGCCGGGAGGAGTGGCAGCGCGGCAAGAAGGGCCCATGAGGCGGGCCCTGGGGCAGGGGGGGTTCACTCCTCCATGGGCAGCTTGAGCTTGAAGGTTCCCGGAGGGGACTTCGCGGCCTGCTGCACCGCCTGCTCGAACTCCTTGCGCTGGGTGAACGTGGGAATGCCGCCCAGCTTGATGCTGGCCAGCGACACGCCCATGAGCACCACCTTGGAGCCGAACAGGACGCTCAGGGTGTTGATGTTCGGGGCGAGGGGCACGGCCCGCTCCGTCATCAGGGTCCGTGCCGGGGTGGCGTACAGCTCCATGTCTTCCCAGTCATGGAAGATGTCCACCCGGGGCTCGGAGGCGACGATGTCCTCGATGGCGCGCATGGCGAGGTTCGCCAGGTGCGCGTCGTACATCGTTCCCTTGAACTTCGTGACGATGACATGGGGGGCGGGCCGCCACAGCCGCATCTCCCCATTCGACGTGGTCCATGTCTTGGTGTCATGCATGACAGGAGGAGGGCGCATGGCGGCCGAGTTACGGTACTGCACGTTCGGACGCAAGAGGTGTCCCTGGATCCGGGTGCACCGGCCAACCCCGTGCCCGGGGATTCCAGTACTCGTGCCCTTGAACGGGGAGAATGAAACGGGCTCGCGTTAGGGTGGGTACCCATGAGCGACGCGAAGGCATCCGCCTGGAACCTGCCCTGGAGGGGCCTGGGCTTGAGCAGCAACCTCGACGCGGCGGACGCACCGCACCCCTACCGCCTGCTCGCCGAGGCGCCGGGCCTCTTCGACTTCGTGGAGTACAGCGCGCCGCTGTCGCTCGAGGAGACGCGGGCCGCGGCCTCGCTCTTCCCGGAGATGTGGGAGCGCCGGGGAGAGGTGCCGGTGCTCTTCCATCCGGTGCACCTCAACCTCTATGGCCCCGAACTGGAGCCGGAGCGGGCGCTCGCCGCCCTGGACACGCACGCGCGGGCGGTGGGCAGCGCGTGGGTGGGCAACGACGTGGGGTGGTGGCACTCGGGGGGGCAGCCCTTTCCGGGCTACCTCTACTTCACGCCCCCCCTCACCGAGGCGGGCCTGCGCGACTGCGCCGCGCACGTGCTCCACGTCCAGTCCCACCTGTCCATGCCGCTCGCGCTGGAAAATCCCGCTGTCTTCGCCCGGCGGGGTGAGCTGCACGTGCTGGACTTCATGGCCCGCCTGCACGCGCGCACCGGGCTGCCGCTGCTGCTCGACCTGGGGCACCTGCTCAGCTACCAGCTCGCCGCCGGGCTGCCCCTGGACGCGGGGCTCGCGGACTTCCCGTTGGATCAGGTCATCGAGCTGCACCTCGCGGGGGGCGTCGTCACCCGGAGGGGCGGCCGGAGCCACTACGTGGATGACCACACCCAACCGGTGCGCGAGGAGCTCTTCGGCCTGCTGGAGCTGCTCCTGCCGCGCTGCCCCTCGTTGCGCGCCGTCACCTTCGAGGGAGATGGACACCCGCTCGACGTGGCGCTCCTCACGCTGCGCCGCCTGCGCCAGCTCGTGCCCCGTGCGCCGCGGCCCGCGCTGTCCCTCACCCCGGTGGAGCGGCCCGCGCCGCCTCTTGTCCGGGAGAGCGCGCCCTGGACGCTCTTCGAGTCCGGGTATGGCGTGACGCCGGAGCCGGGCGGCGACGAGGAGGGAGCCCGGGCGGAGCAGGACTTCCGGTTCGCGGTGGTGGCCGAGGTGCTCGATCGCGACTGGCCCCTGTCGCGGTTGCTGCTCGCGGGCACGCGTGAGCGCCTGGGGGCGTTCTGCGCGTCGCGCGAGTTCCGCGAGCTCTTCGAGGGTTCGGGGCGCTCGCCCGGGCATGCGTTCGCGGCCTGGACGCGGCGGCGTTTGCGCGAGCATCCGGACGAGGGGGTCGCGGCGGCGGTCTCCTTCGAGACGTTCCTTCCCCACGCCGCGCGCATCAGGCCCCGCGCCGCGCCGGGACCGGGCGAGGTGGGGCTGGCCGAGGACGTGGGCCTGGGCGGCTTCCCGGTGGATCTCACCGAGCTGGTCTTCGCCGCCCGGGCCCTGCGCCGTCACCTGACGGGGCGGGCCTGGGCGAGCGAGGCCCTGGAGGTGAGCGGGCTGGACGCGCTCGCGCAGGTGGCACGGCGTCCGGCGCCCGGTCCGTGGCGCTTCATCGTGCGGCGCAAGGGCCGGGGGCTGGAGGTGCTGACGGCGGCGACCTTGGTGCTCGATGAGCTGGCCGCGCTGGAGCGGGCGCCTCGGCCCGCGCGCGAGGTGCCCATCCAACGGCTCGCCGACGCGGGGGTGCTCGGCCTGCTGCGCTGGGGATGAAGGGGCTCAGGGGCAGCGGCCACAGTCCGACGCGCAGTTGTCGTAGTCATTCTTGGTGCCGCACTTCTCGCTCACCTGACAGACGCCGTCTCCACACGTGTAGATGTCCTGCTTGCGCAGACGCGTGGTGAGGGCCGGGTAGGTGATGCCATTGTAGGTGCAGGACGTGTAGATGCCGCTCGCGGCGTCCTGGGTGCAGATCTCCGAGCAGTCCGGATCGACCCGGATGATGGGCGGGCACTCCGGAGGTCCGGACTTCTTGATGGAGAGGGCGCAGGCGCGCGGCGTGCTCTCCTTGTGGTTGAGCGCCTTGCGGTTGTTGCCGGCGTAGATGCCCTCGTTGTTGAAGAGGTTGCCGAAGAAGCAGCCCTCGCGCTCCGGATAGTCCTCGAGCTCGCCGGGATCGGTGGGGACGGTCGTGCCCGCGGCGCCTTGCCCCTGGACGGACAAGGGAATCTGCAAGCCGAACTTGTTGGTGTGGGCGGCCAGACACGCGGAGACGAGGCGCTGCTCGGTGAGCGTGGCGGGCGTGCCCTGGGCCCAGTCCGGTGCGAGGCCCAGGCCTCCCGTCCAGCTCCAGGTGCTCCCCGTGAGGGCGGACGTATAGGTGCGCGTGACTCCCGCCGGCACGGCGCACAGCACCACGTACCGCATCACCGAGTCGTTGAGTGTGGGATTGGTCTGAAACCAGAGATCGAACTGGCTGGTGGACAGGCCATTGAGCGACAGGCCATTGAGCGACAGTCCGTTGAGTGACAAGCCATTGAGCGACAGGCCATTGAGCGACAGGCCATTGATGGAGCCCACGGTCCAGATCTGGACGGACCGATCCTGCTGCTCACTCCCTTCCCCGACGGGGTGACAACCACCTGCCACTCCCGCCAGCCACAGCGACATCGCCGCTCGGAAACACAGCCCGTGGATAGAGGACAGACGACGAGACGTCTCGTTCGGTACGTTTTGCATGTCATCCCCCCGGCGGCTAGGGACAGCACCGGTCTGCAACGAGCACTGGACCGCGTCCATGGAGTGAAGCCACGCTCATGGCTCCACGCCTGGGTTATACGCCTAATCAGACAAACTTGAAATACCAGCCAGTCTGGCGAACCTGGAGTGGCGTCGGTTTGAACAGGGAGTCCGTGGACTACAGGACTGTGAGGTGCCCCGGAGGGAGGGGGAAAGGTGGAGTTCTGGACACAGCCTTGCGCCCGTCCGTCCACTGCGGTAGTTCGCGCCCCATGCCGTCACCCCTCGTCGTAGGCATCGCCGGTGGTACCGCTTCCGGCAAGACGACGGTCGCCCGGAAGGTTCGCGAGGCGCTCGCCGACTGCCGTGTGGCCTTCATCGATCAGGATTCGTATTACCGGGACCTGTCGGACCTGCCGATGGCCGAGCGCCGCGAGGTCAACTTCGACCATCCGGATGCCTTCGACACGGAACTGCTCGTGGCGCACCTGGCGGAGCTCAAGGCGGGCCGCGCCATCCAGAAGCCCGTGTACGACTTCGTCACCTGCACGCGGCAGCCGCAGACGGTGCGCGTGGAGCCTGGGGACATGATCCTCCTGGAGGGCATCCTCGTGCTGCACATGAAGCCGCTGCGCGACGAGATGAGCGTGCGCATCTACGTGGACACGGATGACGACCTGCGCATCCTGCGCCGGCTCGAGCGCGACATCCACGAGCGCGGCCAGGACTTCGATCACGTGGTCAGCCAGTACCTGCGCCACGTGCGGCCCATGCACATGGGCTTCGTCGAGCCCTCCAAGCACCACGCGCACATCATCGTGCCGCAGGGGGGCAACAACGACATCGCCATCGGGATGATCGTCGGCGCGCTGCGCGCCCGGCTGATGAACCCCGCCGCGCCGCGCTGAGCGCGCTTCAGCCGCGGCGGCGCACGAAGTCGCGCAGGGGGCCGTGCAGCCGCCGGGAGCCGGCGAGCAGGCCCTGGTGCGAGCAGGGCTCGGGCAGCTCGTGGTAGTGCGCCCGGATGCCCGCCGCGCTGAGCAGGTGGTACGTGTCGCGCACGCGCGCGGGAGGGGCCAGCAAGTCGTTCGCGGCCGCCGCGAGCAGCACCGGGGCGCGCACCTCGGCCAGGCACTCGGAGAGGTCCGCGCCCGCGTAGGCCGTGCACAGCAATGCCCAGGCGTTCGCGTCGAAGGTATCCGCGAGGGCCTGGGCCTCGGCCTCCAGCGCCTGGGTGGCGTCCGGGGCCTCTCCGCCGGGTCCATGGACGAGCCGCAGGTACTCCAGGGCCTGCTTGCGCAGCGTGCGCCGGGGCCCGGCTCCCGGGGCGTAGTGCCCGTCATGGAAGTCGGGATCCAGGCGCAACAGGTGGCGGGTGAGGCCCAGGCGCTCGCGCAGGGACTCGGGCAGGGTGCGCGCCGCGCCGAGCACCGCCACGCCCCCCACCCGCTCGGCGAAGAGCGCCGCGAGCCGCAGTGCCACCAGCCCGCCGAGCCCCACGCCCACCACCGCGCGCACGCGCTCCACCTTCATCGAGCGCAAGAGCGCCGCCACCGCGCGCGCCATGTCCAGCACCGTCACCGTGGGCAGCGCGGCGCCATAGGGCCGGCGCGCGTGAGGATCCACCGCCACCGGCGACGTGGAGCCGAACGGACTGCCGAGCAGGTTGGGCACCACCACGTGCAGCGCCGCCGTGTCCAGGGGTCGCCCCTCGCCGAGTAGCTCCGAGCCCCACCCGGAGTACGGGACGGCGTCCTGCCCCGCGGGGCGAAGCGCGTGGTGGGAGTGCGGCAGATCGTGCAACAGCACCACAACATTGTCCTCGGAGCGCTCGCCGTAGGCACACCAGGCGATCCGGGCTGCGCCCAGCAGGCCGCCTTCCTCCAGGGGAAGTGCAACCGGAGACACGTAGGATCCGTGGGTCTGGTACACGAGAGCCAGGCTTCATATCACTACGGCCGTTTTTCCCGATCCCAGGAGTTGCTCGCGTGAAGCGTTATTTCGGAGTCATCGTGCTCATCGTCGGCATCATCCTCGCCGCGGTGGTGACGACCCGTGCCTCGAGTGCCCGGGCGCTCGAGGCCCAGCGGGATGCGGACTTCGCCCGGGTGCAGAAGGACTATCTGGAGCGCGTGGGCTGGCTGCGCGTCAACCCGGACGAGAAGGCCTACCGGCAGGAGGTGTCGTCCTTCTTCAAGGCGTACTTCACGCAGGTGGACGCGCACCACGATCGCTACAAGCTGGGCAAGACATACGACGCGTACCTCGCCGAGCTGGAGAAGCGCGGCGACAAGGATGACCGCGTCCAGGATCGCAAGGCCTTCTACGAGTACACGCGCCAGGTGTTCGATCAGATGCGCGAGGGCAAGTACGAGCCGCTGTGGACGGCGACGGACAAGGGCATGCGCCTGGACGTGGTGTCCGCGGACGTGGTGAAGGTGCTCGACAAGCCGCAGGTGCGCTTGCGGCTGGCGCTCTGGGGCGCCCAGCGCGAGGAGCGCTCGGACGGCAAGGTGAAGAAGATGGTGACGAGCGCCTCGTTCAAGACGCAGTGGAAGCTCACGGACGAGCGCGGCAGGTTGCAGGGCGAGATGAGCGCGGAGGACCCCTCGATGAAGGTGGACTTCCCCGAGCGCTTCATCGCCGAGTTCCCGCCGCAGATGGTGCTGGGCCACTACGACATGGACCTGGTGCCCAACGAGGTGAAGAAGATGGAGATCTCCTTCCAGGTGAGCTCGCGCGCGGCGTCGGGCGGGGACGCCACGGCCTCCTACGTGTGGAAGCTGGAGGTGCCCTCGGAGTGGCGGCTCGGCGCGGGCGAGAAGTGGGAGGGCGCCGAGGTCACCGAGCGCCCCGAGGAGGAGATCGATCCGGCCAAGGCGGCGCGCAAGTAGGCGCTAGCCGCCCACCACCGTGAAGTGCGAGCCCAACCGGTACGCCGACAGCGTGCCGAGCTCGTCCAGGAAGTAGAGGTTGAGCTGGGCGTCGGCCTGGAGCGCCATGAGTCCCGCGCCGGCGCGCACCTCCGCGAGCACGTCGCCGCGGAGGGGATCCACCGCGCGCACGCGCTCGCCCGGCACCAGGGCGACGCCGCGCGAGACGATGGGCCGCAGGGGACGGGTGAGCTGCTCGCCCGAGGCGCCCACGCGCCAGTCCACCTCGCCCGAGTCGCTCACCCGCGCCGCCGCGCCCAGGGCGGAGGTCACCAGCACCGCGCCCGGCAGGCGCGCGAGCGCGAAGGGCCCCGGTCCCAGGTGCAGCGCGCGCTGCCAGCGCGACTGTCCCGCCGCGTCCACGCACAAGAGCACGCCCTCTCCCTCCAGCTCTCCGGCGATGTACACGCGCTTGCCGCTGGGCAGCGGCGTGGAGGGCAGGGCGAGTGACATCTCGTACGTCCACACCGCCTCGCCGGTGTGCGCGTCCGCGAGCAGCAGCGCCGAGTTGGAGCCCTGGCCGAGCAGCGCCACGAAGCGCCGCGCCCAGGGCACCGGCGCGCCCAGGAAGGGCAGGGACGCGCTCATGCGGAAGCGCACCTGGCCATCCCCGAGCCCCAGCCCGTAGAGGTAGCCCGAGTCCGTCGCCAGCAGGGCGCGGTGGGCATGGATGGACAGGTAGCCCCGGCGCGTGCGCGCGGGGGTCAGCCGCCACGCCTCGCGGCCCGTCACCTCGTTGAGCGCGAGCACCACCCGCTCATCCGCCAGGGTGTAGAGCATGCCGTACTGCCGCAGGAGCAACGGGCCCACGTGCAACCCGTCGTGCACGCGCAACCAGTCCGCTCCCGAGCCCTTGCCGGGAAAGCCGCACAGGCGCACCGCGCTCGCCGCCAGGCTGTAGCCGTCCTCCGAGGCCGCCACGCCATGGCTCGCCGCCCGCCGCCACACCTGCTTGCCCGTCTTGCGATCGAAGGCGCAGGCCATGTCCGGCGACGAGTACACCAGCCCCTGGCGCCCCATCATCAGCCGCCCCATGTCCGCGTCCACCAGCTTGCGCTGCTCCCACAGGCTCTCGAAGCGCAGCCGGCGCAGCCGTCCCGGCACCTTCAGCGGGCGGGAGCCTCCGGAGGCTGTCGCCACCCGGGCCGGCGCGGCCCCCGCCTCCTCGGGGGGCCGGACGGCGCCGCGCAGGTGGGACAGCCCCTCGCGGCTGCGCTCGGTCAGCTCCTGCAGGTACGGGTTGTTCGCGAGCGAGCGCTCGCGCTCGGACATGGCCAGGGCCAGCGCCTGGCCCAGGTGGAACATGGCCGCGAGCAGCTCCTCGGCGCGCAGGGCGATGGGAGGGCCGCCCAGGCGCGCCTCTCCCGCCTTCAAATCCAACGTCAGCTCGGGCCGCACGCCCGCGGGCTCGAAGGAGAAGCGCGGCTCGCCCACCTCCATGGCGCGAGCCAGGTCCGCCGCCTGCCGCGTGAGCTCCAACGCCGTGAGGAAGGGCGGCCCCGGCGCGCGCCACGCCACCGGCCGCTGCGGCAGCGCCAGCCACACCTCGCCCGGACACAGCAGGGACGCCAGCGCCGGGCCCTTCTCGCGCGCCGCCCGCCGCAGCACGTCATCCCCGTCGTCCAGCACGAAGCCGAAGCCGGGCAGGGTGGGGGCCGTGGCGCGGAACGTGAAGGGCTCGGGGCGCAGCTCGCGGGGATGGGGCGCGGACTCCTCCAGCTCCTTCAGGGCCTGCTTCAGCGCCTGGCCCTGCTCGTCCCGCAGCCGCTCCGGCGCCACCTGCTTCAGGTCCTCCAGGAAGCCGTGGCCACATGCCCGCGCCGCCTCCACCAGCTCCTCCGCGTCCAGCCGCAACGCCGGCCGCAGCAGCCGCGCCGGACGCGACAGGCTCGCCACCTGCACCTCGATGTCCGCTCCTGAACGTCTCAGCACCAGCTCCAGGTGCGCTTCCGTGAGCGACACCTGCGCGAGCCTCTGCCCTCCCGCGTGCAGCGCGGCCAGGGCTGCGAGCAGCGCGGGCACCACGTCCACCAGCGGCTCCTCCACCGCGCCGGGCAGCAGATTCACCCCGTCCAATTCCAGCGACACGGAATCATGCGGCGCCTCCGCGGGTTCGCGCTTCCATCGATGTCCGATGCGAAAGCGGATCATCCCTTCCCCATTCGTTGACAAGCCAGAATAGCGATGGCTAGCATCCGCCGCCCAACGGACCTACATTTTTGTAACCGTTTGAATTTATTGGGGAATCGTCGATGACTTTTTATGAGGCCGCTCTCCGCGTGCTCGAGAGCGAAGGCCGTCCCCTCCACTTCCTCGAGATCACCGAGAGATCGATCGCCCAGAATCTGCTGTCCCACGTGGGCAAGACGCCCGAGCTGACGATGCTGTCGCGGCTCGCGGCGATGGCCCGCCGGACGCGCGATCGCAAGGTGATCGTCACCGCCAAGGACACCTTCGCCCTGACGGACTGGTCGCTGCCGGAGGACCTGGAGGCGCTGGCGCACACGGGCGTGCTGGAGGCGCATCCCGAGGAGGGGCTGCCTCCTCTGCGGCCCACCGAGCGGCACCCGGATCCCCGCGTGGACAACGTGCGCGTGGCGGGCCGGGGCAGCGAGCGCAAGCAGCGCCGCCAGGACGAGGAGGAGGGCCGGGGTGGTCGCCGGCGCCGCTTCCCGCCGATGCCGGAGGTGGTGTTCGAGATCCTCAGCGAGGCGGACCAATCGCTGCGTCCGGAGCAACTGCTCGAGCAGGCGCGCGCGAAGGAGCTGGCGGCCGAGGACGCCACGGTGGAGGCGCTGCTCACCGCGCTCCTGGAGGACAACCAGCGGCGCATCGACGCGGGCCGCCGTCCCCAGTTCTCGTTCTCCACGGAGACGGGCGCGGTGACGCTGGAGCGCGCGGGCTCGCCGAGCGAGGCGCCGCCCCTGGAGCTGCAGGCCGCGTTCGCCGCCGCGCTGGGCATTCCGCTCGAGGACGGGCGTCCGGTGCTCAACCGCCCGAGTGCCACCGCCGCCGCCCCCGAGGCCCTGGCGGATGCCGCGCTGCTGACGGCGGCGCGCTCCGCGGTGAAGGACGCGCGCAAGGCCGTGGCGCGCTCGCTGCGCAAGCGCCTGGGCGAGCTGGACGTGGGCACCTTCGAGAAGTCCGTCGTGAAGATGATGCACGCGCTGGGCTTCCGCGAGCTCAAGGTGGCCAAGCGCTCCAAGGAAGGCCCGTTGCTCACCGCCCGCAAGCGCGAGGGCAGCGTGGACCTGCGCTTCGCCATCCGCATGCTCAAGGGCGCGCCCGCGTTGGATCGCAAGGCGGTGCAGGAGCTGCGCAAGGACCTCGGCCACTACTCGGCACAGGTGGGTCTGCTCGCGTGCGCCGGTGAGGCCCGGGGCGATGCGCGCACCGAGGCCCAGGCCAGTGGCTCGCTGGTGATGCTGTGGTGCGGCGACGCGCTGGGCGAGAAGTTCCTCGAGGCGAAGGCCGCGGTGAGCGTCACCACGGTGGAGCTGTACGACGTGGACGAGCGCTTCTTCGAGGTGGCGAAGCTGGAGGCCGAGGAGGCCCAGAAGCGCCGCGAGGAGCGCCAGCGCGAGAAGCTGGCCCGCGCCGACGAGGGCGAGGAGGCGGGCGGGGAAGGGGAGTCGCGCGGGGCCGTGTCCGTCGAGGCCACGGACGACAGCCAGAAGCGCCGGGAGGAGCGGCGCGAGGAGCGTCAGCGCGAGCGGGATGCGCGCCGGGAAGAGCGCCGCCAGGCGCGCAAGGCCGCACAGGAGGAGCCGGGCACCGAGTCCGCGCCCGCCGCGGCCGCGCCCGAGGCGGCACCCACCGCGCCCGCCGGCCTGTCCGAGGAGGAGGAGGGCGACGAGGAGGGCGAGGACGAGGATCTCGAGGCCGCGAGCGCCTTCGTGGCGGGTGGGGCGGGAGAGGCGGGGAGCCCGGAAGAGGCCGCGGCGTCGGGTGAGCGCAAGCGCCGCCGCCGCCGTCGCCGGGGCCGTCGCGGCCGGGGCGGTCGTGGGCCGGAGGGCGCTCCGGGTGAGCCGGGCGCCGCGGCTGCCGTCGAGGGAGCCGCCGCCGTCGCCGTGACCACCGAGGCCCCGGTGTCCACCACG
Above is a window of Cystobacter fuscus DNA encoding:
- a CDS encoding alpha/beta fold hydrolase, with the protein product MSPVALPLEEGGLLGAARIAWCAYGERSEDNVVVLLHDLPHSHHALRPAGQDAVPYSGWGSELLGEGRPLDTAALHVVVPNLLGSPFGSTSPVAVDPHARRPYGAALPTVTVLDMARAVAALLRSMKVERVRAVVGVGLGGLVALRLAALFAERVGGVAVLGAARTLPESLRERLGLTRHLLRLDPDFHDGHYAPGAGPRRTLRKQALEYLRLVHGPGGEAPDATQALEAEAQALADTFDANAWALLCTAYAGADLSECLAEVRAPVLLAAAANDLLAPPARVRDTYHLLSAAGIRAHYHELPEPCSHQGLLAGSRRLHGPLRDFVRRRG
- a CDS encoding HTH domain-containing protein, with amino-acid sequence MLESEGRPLHFLEITERSIAQNLLSHVGKTPELTMLSRLAAMARRTRDRKVIVTAKDTFALTDWSLPEDLEALAHTGVLEAHPEEGLPPLRPTERHPDPRVDNVRVAGRGSERKQRRQDEEEGRGGRRRRFPPMPEVVFEILSEADQSLRPEQLLEQARAKELAAEDATVEALLTALLEDNQRRIDAGRRPQFSFSTETGAVTLERAGSPSEAPPLELQAAFAAALGIPLEDGRPVLNRPSATAAAPEALADAALLTAARSAVKDARKAVARSLRKRLGELDVGTFEKSVVKMMHALGFRELKVAKRSKEGPLLTARKREGSVDLRFAIRMLKGAPALDRKAVQELRKDLGHYSAQVGLLACAGEARGDARTEAQASGSLVMLWCGDALGEKFLEAKAAVSVTTVELYDVDERFFEVAKLEAEEAQKRREERQREKLARADEGEEAGGEGESRGAVSVEATDDSQKRREERREERQRERDARREERRQARKAAQEEPGTESAPAAAAPEAAPTAPAGLSEEEEGDEEGEDEDLEAASAFVAGGAGEAGSPEEAAASGERKRRRRRRRGRRGRGGRGPEGAPGEPGAAAAVEGAAAVAVTTEAPVSTTTVETTTGQLTTQQESALVVVTAVEAGPVEGVSAPPVEAQGSLPLDVPPAAPAVAVEVSPAPEAAPAAPEAAPATPEEPKPQGEPGPSSSNGGSPEGGTA
- a CDS encoding PQQ-binding-like beta-propeller repeat protein — its product is MIRFRIGHRWKREPAEAPHDSVSLELDGVNLLPGAVEEPLVDVVPALLAALAALHAGGQRLAQVSLTEAHLELVLRRSGADIEVQVASLSRPARLLRPALRLDAEELVEAARACGHGFLEDLKQVAPERLRDEQGQALKQALKELEESAPHPRELRPEPFTFRATAPTLPGFGFVLDDGDDVLRRAAREKGPALASLLCPGEVWLALPQRPVAWRAPGPPFLTALELTRQAADLARAMEVGEPRFSFEPAGVRPELTLDLKAGEARLGGPPIALRAEELLAAMFHLGQALALAMSERERSLANNPYLQELTERSREGLSHLRGAVRPPEEAGAAPARVATASGGSRPLKVPGRLRRLRFESLWEQRKLVDADMGRLMMGRQGLVYSSPDMACAFDRKTGKQVWRRAASHGVAASEDGYSLAASAVRLCGFPGKGSGADWLRVHDGLHVGPLLLRQYGMLYTLADERVVLALNEVTGREAWRLTPARTRRGYLSIHAHRALLATDSGYLYGLGLGDGQVRFRMSASLPFLGAPVPWARRFVALLGQGSNSALLLADAHTGEAVWTYEMSLALPSTPLPSGKRVYIAGELEGEGVLLCVDAAGQSRWQRALHLGPGPFALARLPGAVLVTSALGAAARVSDSGEVDWRVGASGEQLTRPLRPIVSRGVALVPGERVRAVDPLRGDVLAEVRAGAGLMALQADAQLNLYFLDELGTLSAYRLGSHFTVVGG
- a CDS encoding pectin acetylesterase-family hydrolase; this encodes MKKQWLMGLLLAAAPGVASAEVLVSGIVDVLVDGGNTYDWSKVELPGTQCGNGSQYKFFVHRSTTGSQNLMFFFEGGGACWDYDTCSGRAGVIGAANPNGITDDYMTQFTAKYVSPIVNGADPGLPFRSRTDIATKDWNIVYLPYCTGDVHVGNNVATYADQTGAQPPLSWHHSGYTNSLAAINYAKTQFPQVQKLLVTGFSAGGTATSASYYFVRRIINPARGYFLNDSGPIYLAPNVNDNSRPLHDKIRQSWNLDSVFNQFPASFDRNNLGTINRMLAMEFPNDQLAYTGYSRDYNYSRFSYERFYTPNDQEAVLTRWKADQDKLVAELSLYNNYSYFIPYERQINASHCSTIITFVGAHACQRMEKKKWYEYVNEPWQDYKCNSEMVSMTTFLQRFINDNQRVRIYEPANGYNADDPGMSVLAPLINGALGG
- the udk gene encoding uridine kinase; this translates as MPSPLVVGIAGGTASGKTTVARKVREALADCRVAFIDQDSYYRDLSDLPMAERREVNFDHPDAFDTELLVAHLAELKAGRAIQKPVYDFVTCTRQPQTVRVEPGDMILLEGILVLHMKPLRDEMSVRIYVDTDDDLRILRRLERDIHERGQDFDHVVSQYLRHVRPMHMGFVEPSKHHAHIIVPQGGNNDIAIGMIVGALRARLMNPAAPR
- a CDS encoding DUF692 domain-containing protein, with amino-acid sequence MSDAKASAWNLPWRGLGLSSNLDAADAPHPYRLLAEAPGLFDFVEYSAPLSLEETRAAASLFPEMWERRGEVPVLFHPVHLNLYGPELEPERALAALDTHARAVGSAWVGNDVGWWHSGGQPFPGYLYFTPPLTEAGLRDCAAHVLHVQSHLSMPLALENPAVFARRGELHVLDFMARLHARTGLPLLLDLGHLLSYQLAAGLPLDAGLADFPLDQVIELHLAGGVVTRRGGRSHYVDDHTQPVREELFGLLELLLPRCPSLRAVTFEGDGHPLDVALLTLRRLRQLVPRAPRPALSLTPVERPAPPLVRESAPWTLFESGYGVTPEPGGDEEGARAEQDFRFAVVAEVLDRDWPLSRLLLAGTRERLGAFCASREFRELFEGSGRSPGHAFAAWTRRRLREHPDEGVAAAVSFETFLPHAARIRPRAAPGPGEVGLAEDVGLGGFPVDLTELVFAARALRRHLTGRAWASEALEVSGLDALAQVARRPAPGPWRFIVRRKGRGLEVLTAATLVLDELAALERAPRPAREVPIQRLADAGVLGLLRWG